In Quercus lobata isolate SW786 chromosome 12, ValleyOak3.0 Primary Assembly, whole genome shotgun sequence, a genomic segment contains:
- the LOC115970361 gene encoding uncharacterized protein LOC115970361: MCRAFATTLKGPTKIWFSRLMPNSTSTFKELSTQLTSHFIGGHKYKKSTACLMSIRQREDETLRSYIARFNKEALSIDEADDKILVAAFINGLWKGKFLFSLYKNESKTTSDVLYRATKYMNAKDALLAREERPKKRERQEDTRQDKGRKMARTGERRDDRRSKPLAGRFMSFTLLTAPIN, encoded by the coding sequence atgtgtagggcTTTCGCTACGACGTTGAAGGGTCCTACGAaaatttggttcagccggctaATGCCTAACTCCACCAGCACTTTCAAGGAGCTCAGTACCCAGCTTACTTCGCACTTTATTGGGGGGCATAAGTATAAAAAGTCTACTGCGTGCTTGATGAGTATCAGGCAACGAGAGGATGAGACGCTGAGATCTTACATAGCCCGCTTTAACAAGGAAGCACTCTCGATCGATGAAGCTGACGACAAAATACTTGTAGCAGCCTTCATAAATGGGTTGTGGAaaggtaagtttttgttttctttatacaagAACGAGTCGAAGACCACGTCGGATgtactttacagggccaccaagtacatgaatgccAAAGACGCGTTGCTGGCTCGAGAAGAGAGGcctaagaaaagagagaggcaaGAAGACACACGACAGGACAAAGGGCGGAAGATGGCAAGGACTGGAGAGCGAAGGGATGACAGGCGCTCTAAGCCCCTTGCGGGGAGGTTCATGAGCTTCACCTTGCTTACCGCCCCAATCAACTAA